One genomic window of Conexivisphaerales archaeon includes the following:
- a CDS encoding DUF4382 domain-containing protein produces the protein MSSRKNLFLTGMVAVVLALAILGAFLAGGLLPVSPQTSPPKTSQQQSQTGTLSVLLTDPPVIPAGVTSVLMTYNSISLHVFGGSSTDWVNVNVSGTVDIMKLINVSKTIAVAEVPTNTYDQVKLEITDIHAIYNSRNISVSLPSREITTTLSQNINVYSSTNVSILIDVQTTLLNVNSDTSPNFVFSATAWSAPVPVNVQSSIAGKVGESTNLSNAKWFNTFKEFYSANLTITSASITSNSLSITVKNVGNASTRLHFVVVNPSSIVSTGNPPRMMPMVIPAFVTVEVFNILPNATLVAFPAVEACLTGCMTEYNSSGYLLPPGQSVTLTYIAQSGTLPLIPSANGEYIITVIGTGAVASTTVKV, from the coding sequence ATGAGCTCAAGAAAGAACCTCTTCCTGACAGGGATGGTAGCGGTTGTACTGGCCCTAGCCATACTTGGGGCGTTTCTGGCTGGAGGACTACTGCCAGTCTCTCCTCAGACAAGCCCGCCGAAGACTTCTCAGCAACAGAGCCAAACAGGAACTCTCTCAGTTCTTCTGACAGACCCGCCGGTGATACCTGCCGGAGTGACCTCTGTCCTTATGACTTACAATAGCATCTCGCTGCACGTGTTCGGAGGCTCTTCAACCGACTGGGTTAACGTGAACGTCTCGGGCACAGTGGATATCATGAAACTGATAAACGTCAGCAAGACTATAGCTGTTGCCGAGGTACCGACAAATACATATGACCAGGTCAAGCTAGAAATTACAGACATACATGCTATCTACAACAGCAGAAACATATCGGTTTCATTGCCTAGCAGAGAAATAACGACCACCCTATCTCAGAACATAAATGTCTATTCATCCACCAACGTCAGCATACTGATAGATGTTCAGACAACACTTCTTAACGTGAATTCAGACACTTCTCCCAATTTCGTCTTCAGTGCAACTGCCTGGAGCGCTCCTGTGCCCGTTAACGTTCAGAGCAGCATAGCTGGTAAAGTAGGCGAGAGTACAAACCTGAGCAATGCTAAATGGTTCAATACGTTCAAGGAGTTCTACTCTGCAAACCTGACAATAACTTCAGCATCAATAACCTCGAACTCACTGTCCATTACTGTTAAGAATGTGGGTAATGCGAGTACAAGGCTTCACTTCGTAGTTGTCAACCCATCTAGCATAGTTTCAACGGGCAATCCACCCAGGATGATGCCTATGGTAATACCTGCTTTTGTCACTGTCGAAGTCTTCAACATACTTCCCAATGCAACTCTTGTTGCGTTTCCTGCTGTTGAAGCATGCTTGACTGGCTGCATGACTGAATACAATTCGTCAGGCTACCTTCTTCCTCCTGGCCAGAGTGTGACTCTAACCTACATCGCCCAGAGCGGAACTCTGCCACTCATACCGTCTGCTAACGGGGAATACATAATCACAGTCATAGGAACTGGCGCAGTGGCAAGCACAACAGTCAAAGTCTAA
- a CDS encoding S53 family peptidase, with protein MASILRSILTLLVAAVMLFMPFQLAFASSPTDFYYQVNPVYVQVTSNSVLPNGLPFCAGGALICYTPSFIRTAYNFPATSVLNGSGQTIIIVDAFGSPTINQDLEVFDTVFHLPPPPSFKVICPDGCPAFNPNDRNPHDEIGWAFETSLDVEWAHAMAPEANIVLVVASSNSGNAINTAEAKAIALYPGSIMSQSFGIPEYLVTGNNAQILQAHKNYMQAQKEQITVFASAGDSGATNGIATPNANYPSSDPLVTAVGGTMGLPYAPNFLASPCTSSTCSAGLATFDNSSGLCHVSRPTLVFTCPVTGYGAEQVWNEPKYAAAGGGAPSLLFPVPSFQSGMGLASRTTPDVSYNAAVNGGVLVYVSFPGIPTGFYVVGGTSAGSPQWAAIAALANQKAGHPLGYLNPLLYSIGKGSDYLSDFHDITTGNNKLVGTSVGFTAGTGWDDATGWGTPNVSNLINDLAK; from the coding sequence ATGGCATCTATACTGCGTAGTATTCTTACTCTACTAGTTGCAGCTGTAATGTTGTTCATGCCCTTCCAGCTAGCGTTTGCCTCATCCCCTACTGATTTCTACTACCAAGTGAATCCGGTTTACGTTCAGGTCACAAGCAACAGTGTGCTTCCGAACGGCCTACCTTTCTGTGCTGGTGGTGCTCTCATATGCTACACGCCATCGTTCATAAGAACAGCCTACAACTTCCCCGCTACATCAGTGCTGAACGGGAGCGGACAGACCATTATCATAGTCGACGCGTTTGGAAGCCCAACCATAAATCAAGATTTGGAAGTCTTTGACACAGTATTCCACCTTCCTCCTCCACCCTCCTTCAAGGTCATCTGCCCAGATGGTTGCCCTGCATTCAACCCGAACGATAGAAACCCTCATGACGAAATAGGCTGGGCGTTCGAGACTTCGCTCGATGTCGAATGGGCACATGCAATGGCGCCAGAAGCAAATATAGTGCTTGTTGTTGCTTCCAGCAACTCAGGAAATGCAATAAACACTGCTGAAGCCAAGGCAATAGCGCTTTACCCTGGTAGCATTATGAGCCAGAGCTTTGGCATACCAGAATACCTAGTAACAGGCAACAATGCTCAGATACTTCAGGCTCACAAGAATTATATGCAGGCCCAGAAGGAGCAGATAACAGTCTTCGCATCAGCCGGAGATAGCGGTGCCACGAACGGTATAGCTACACCAAACGCAAACTATCCTTCATCAGACCCATTGGTAACTGCTGTGGGAGGAACGATGGGTCTGCCATATGCACCCAACTTTCTAGCGAGTCCCTGCACTTCATCTACATGCTCTGCAGGACTGGCAACGTTCGACAATTCTTCAGGCCTTTGTCATGTTTCAAGACCAACTCTGGTCTTTACATGCCCTGTAACTGGTTATGGAGCCGAACAGGTATGGAATGAACCCAAATATGCAGCTGCTGGAGGAGGAGCACCTAGCCTCCTGTTTCCTGTTCCATCTTTCCAAAGTGGCATGGGCCTTGCCAGTAGGACCACACCTGACGTATCATACAATGCAGCAGTAAACGGAGGGGTCTTAGTATATGTATCCTTCCCAGGTATACCAACTGGTTTCTACGTTGTAGGTGGGACAAGTGCAGGATCTCCACAGTGGGCTGCTATAGCTGCATTAGCAAACCAGAAGGCTGGGCACCCGTTAGGCTACCTGAATCCTCTTCTCTACTCAATAGGGAAGGGCTCTGATTATTTGAGCGATTTCCACGACATAACAACGGGAAACAATAAACTTGTAGGCACCTCTGTAGGCTTCACCGCTGGAACAGGATGGGATGATGCAACTGGATGGGGCACTCCGAACGTCAGCAACCTGATCAATGACCTGGCAAAGTAA
- a CDS encoding sn-glycerol-1-phosphate dehydrogenase: MELPHAVYVGEGALAELGDLLRNQALQGPLCIATGPHVRRLLGKQLSRGLRGYELNWVEVKYPTEDSAREVGREAKRKGAKTIIGFGGGKTIDVSKVAAQFLKLPMISVPTSASHDGISSPFASLRDSNKPYSKITKPPYIIAVDLNVISSAPKRLFRGGFGDLVAKVTSVRDWELARDEVKEYYGDYAASLARMSARHVMERAEDIRDMSKEGVRALIEALISSGVAAGIAGSSRPCSGSEHLISHTLELIAPGKGLHGEKTGLSTVMMAELHGLDWESVRGSLERAGCPTRFSQLGITEEQLVEAIVKAPSIRPERYTILHKLKLDRDKARSLARRTGVI; the protein is encoded by the coding sequence ATGGAGCTGCCTCATGCAGTCTACGTAGGAGAAGGGGCTTTGGCTGAGCTCGGCGATCTGCTGAGAAATCAGGCTCTTCAGGGACCGCTCTGCATAGCAACTGGCCCTCATGTAAGAAGGCTCCTGGGAAAACAGCTCTCAAGAGGCCTGAGAGGTTATGAATTGAATTGGGTTGAAGTAAAATACCCGACGGAGGATTCAGCGAGAGAAGTTGGCAGAGAGGCAAAGAGGAAGGGAGCGAAGACGATAATAGGGTTTGGAGGGGGAAAGACCATAGATGTCAGCAAGGTTGCTGCCCAATTCCTCAAGCTTCCCATGATAAGCGTTCCGACGAGCGCTTCACACGATGGGATCTCCTCTCCGTTTGCATCGTTGAGAGACTCGAACAAGCCTTATTCAAAGATAACAAAGCCTCCGTATATAATAGCCGTGGACCTGAACGTCATCTCCTCAGCTCCAAAGAGATTGTTCCGAGGAGGTTTTGGAGACTTGGTTGCGAAGGTTACATCAGTCAGGGACTGGGAATTAGCAAGGGACGAAGTCAAGGAATACTATGGCGATTATGCAGCAAGCTTGGCAAGAATGAGTGCAAGGCATGTTATGGAGAGGGCTGAGGATATAAGGGATATGAGCAAAGAAGGGGTCAGAGCGCTCATAGAAGCACTCATATCTTCAGGAGTCGCTGCAGGGATAGCTGGTAGCAGCAGGCCATGCAGTGGCTCAGAGCATCTGATCAGTCATACCCTTGAGCTGATAGCTCCTGGCAAGGGATTGCACGGAGAGAAGACAGGCCTCAGCACAGTGATGATGGCTGAGCTTCACGGTCTCGACTGGGAGAGTGTGAGAGGCTCCCTTGAAAGGGCCGGATGTCCGACAAGATTCAGCCAGCTTGGGATTACTGAGGAGCAGCTCGTAGAAGCTATTGTAAAGGCACCTTCAATCAGGCCTGAGAGGTACACAATACTTCACAAGCTCAAGCTTGACAGGGATAAAGCCAGAAGCCTGGCAAGAAGAACTGGAGTTATTTGA
- the psmB gene encoding archaeal proteasome endopeptidase complex subunit beta, whose amino-acid sequence MSANRVAGLKQTGTTTLGIVCKDAVVLATDTRVTMGNYIAHRKGKKLYMIDDHMGMTIAGVVADAQNMIDTIRYYAKIYKVEHQRPMPIVSAARVAANVFFSLRYYPYIVQSLLGGYDQGGPGLYNVDLFGTMTGERYASTGSGSPIVYGILESGYRDGMSVDDAVKLAVKGVTYAMKRDSASGDSIDVAVIDANGFRELPLEQKEAVLKAI is encoded by the coding sequence ATGTCAGCAAATAGGGTAGCCGGATTGAAGCAGACGGGAACGACTACACTGGGCATAGTCTGCAAGGATGCTGTGGTCCTTGCTACAGATACCAGGGTTACGATGGGCAATTACATAGCTCACAGGAAGGGAAAGAAGCTGTACATGATCGATGACCACATGGGTATGACTATAGCTGGTGTTGTAGCTGATGCTCAGAACATGATAGATACAATCAGGTATTATGCCAAGATCTACAAGGTGGAGCATCAGAGGCCAATGCCGATAGTTTCCGCTGCAAGGGTTGCTGCAAACGTCTTCTTCAGCCTGAGGTATTATCCCTACATAGTTCAGTCATTGCTTGGAGGCTATGACCAGGGCGGCCCAGGCCTGTACAACGTTGACCTCTTCGGCACTATGACTGGAGAAAGGTATGCATCTACGGGCAGTGGTTCACCGATTGTTTATGGCATACTGGAATCCGGCTACAGGGATGGAATGAGCGTTGATGATGCTGTAAAGCTGGCAGTAAAGGGCGTTACCTATGCGATGAAGAGAGATTCAGCATCAGGTGACAGCATAGACGTTGCTGTCATAGATGCGAACGGCTTTCGCGAATTGCCTTTGGAGCAGAAGGAAGCTGTTCTGAAGGCCATTTAG